In the Streptomyces sp. f51 genome, one interval contains:
- a CDS encoding helix-turn-helix transcriptional regulator → MNDTADLVRLWRQRRGMSQARLAELAGTGQAAISRIESGRDLPTLALLDRIALALDCQLTVAFTSDSGQAPPSA, encoded by the coding sequence GTGAACGACACGGCGGATCTGGTGCGGTTGTGGCGCCAACGCCGTGGGATGTCTCAGGCACGCCTGGCCGAGCTCGCCGGAACCGGGCAGGCTGCCATCTCGCGCATAGAATCCGGGCGGGATCTGCCCACCCTCGCACTCCTGGACCGCATCGCCTTGGCATTGGACTGCCAGTTGACGGTCGCCTTCACATCCGACTCCGGACAGGCACCACCTTCAGCTTGA
- a CDS encoding catalase has translation MTDATPEPTTTDAGIPVESDEHSLTVGPGGPILLQDSYLIEQMAQFNRERIPERQPHAKGSGAFGRFEVTADVSGYTKAAVFQPGTTTDLVTRFSTVAGERGSPDTWRDPRGFAVKFYTSEGNYDMVGNNTPVFFVKDPMKFQHFIRSQKRRADNNLRDHDMQWDFWTLSPESAHQVTWLMGDRGIPRSWRHMNGYTSHTYMWINAQGTRFWVKYHFKTDQGVEFFTQHEGDQMAAVDTDYHTRDLFEHIRDGEHPSWTLYVQVMPYEEAVDYRFNPFDLTKVWPHGDYPLIEVGRMTLDRNPTDNHAEIEQAAFQPNNLVPGIGPSPDRMLLARLFSYSDAHRYRIGANYQQLPVNAPVNPVHTYSKDGAMAYRKTSDPVYAPNSKGGPAADTVRFGNPPSWHADGEITRAAYVSHREDDDWGQAGTMVREVLDDAARDRLVDNVVGHLLNGVTEPVLLRAFEYWTNIDKSIGERIEQGVRAKADEKDPKASEQANPARRSMQGKA, from the coding sequence ATGACCGACGCCACACCCGAACCCACCACCACCGACGCGGGAATTCCAGTGGAGAGCGACGAGCATTCGCTCACTGTCGGCCCGGGCGGGCCCATTCTGCTGCAGGATTCCTACCTCATCGAGCAGATGGCCCAGTTCAATCGGGAGCGCATTCCCGAGCGTCAGCCGCACGCGAAAGGCAGTGGTGCGTTCGGTCGTTTCGAGGTCACCGCGGATGTCAGCGGCTACACCAAGGCCGCCGTCTTCCAGCCCGGTACCACCACCGACCTGGTCACGCGGTTCTCCACCGTCGCCGGTGAGCGGGGAAGCCCGGACACCTGGCGCGACCCGCGCGGCTTCGCGGTGAAGTTCTACACCAGCGAAGGCAACTACGACATGGTGGGCAACAACACCCCCGTGTTCTTCGTGAAGGACCCGATGAAGTTCCAGCACTTCATCCGGTCCCAGAAGCGCCGCGCAGACAACAACCTGCGCGACCACGACATGCAGTGGGACTTCTGGACCCTCTCCCCCGAATCCGCCCACCAGGTCACCTGGCTGATGGGCGACCGAGGCATCCCGCGCAGCTGGCGTCACATGAACGGCTATACCTCGCACACTTACATGTGGATCAACGCTCAGGGCACGAGGTTCTGGGTGAAGTACCACTTCAAGACCGACCAGGGCGTCGAGTTCTTCACCCAGCACGAGGGCGACCAGATGGCGGCGGTGGACACCGACTACCACACGCGGGATCTCTTCGAGCACATCCGTGATGGGGAGCATCCGAGCTGGACACTGTACGTGCAGGTCATGCCGTACGAGGAAGCGGTCGACTACCGCTTCAACCCCTTCGATCTGACCAAGGTGTGGCCGCACGGCGACTACCCTCTGATCGAGGTCGGGCGGATGACCCTGGACCGCAATCCCACGGACAATCACGCGGAGATCGAGCAGGCCGCCTTCCAGCCGAACAACCTCGTCCCGGGCATCGGCCCCAGCCCTGACCGCATGCTGCTGGCGCGGCTGTTCTCCTACTCGGACGCGCACCGGTACCGCATCGGAGCCAACTACCAGCAGCTGCCGGTGAACGCTCCCGTCAATCCGGTGCACACGTACTCCAAGGACGGGGCGATGGCCTACCGAAAGACCAGTGACCCCGTCTACGCGCCGAACTCGAAGGGCGGCCCTGCGGCGGACACCGTCCGGTTCGGCAATCCCCCGAGCTGGCACGCCGATGGTGAGATCACCCGCGCCGCCTACGTTTCCCATCGTGAAGACGACGACTGGGGCCAGGCAGGCACGATGGTGCGTGAGGTTCTGGACGACGCGGCGCGGGACCGACTCGTGGACAACGTCGTCGGCCATCTGCTCAACGGTGTCACCGAGCCCGTGCTACTGAGGGCGTTTGAGTACTGGACGAACATCGACAAGTCGATCGGCGAACGCATCGAGCAAGGAGTGCGCGCCAAGGCCGACGAGAAGGACCCCAAGGCCTCGGAGCAGGCCAACCCGGCACGTCGGAGCATGCAGGGCAAGGCCTGA
- a CDS encoding DUF2945 domain-containing protein, protein MPKSRRLRKGDKVSWRSHGQDVAGTVTGKITDHVHRAGRTVDASQQAPQYEVQSNASGRSAVHKRDALRRKGGASS, encoded by the coding sequence ATGCCCAAGAGCCGCAGGCTCCGCAAAGGCGACAAGGTGTCGTGGCGAAGTCACGGCCAGGACGTGGCCGGAACCGTCACCGGAAAGATCACCGACCACGTCCACCGGGCCGGTCGCACGGTGGACGCATCCCAGCAGGCGCCGCAATACGAGGTGCAGAGCAACGCTTCCGGACGGTCCGCTGTCCACAAGCGCGACGCGCTGCGCCGCAAGGGTGGCGCGTCCTCATGA
- a CDS encoding DUF2867 domain-containing protein, which produces MRRRAAPVVDAAVASLGGCDHVDAVAVDLAPGTSAADFARTVLTATPGWVHGLLALRDKLMSPFGLHVQKRVDPHEIRVQPGVRLGPFLVLTVCDDEVLAGDNDKHLDFRTSFAVREGAAGLEGVCTTVVRYHRRAGHLYFKAIQPFPNLIIPRIVARARS; this is translated from the coding sequence GTGCGCAGAAGGGCCGCACCCGTCGTGGATGCGGCGGTCGCGAGCCTGGGTGGCTGCGACCACGTGGACGCGGTCGCGGTGGACCTGGCTCCGGGAACCAGCGCCGCGGACTTCGCCCGGACGGTACTGACAGCGACGCCGGGATGGGTGCACGGGCTGCTGGCCCTGCGGGACAAGCTGATGTCGCCGTTCGGGCTGCATGTCCAGAAGAGAGTCGACCCCCATGAGATCCGGGTCCAACCCGGAGTGCGGCTGGGCCCCTTCCTGGTCCTGACCGTCTGTGACGACGAGGTACTCGCCGGCGACAACGACAAGCACCTGGACTTTCGCACCTCCTTCGCCGTACGGGAGGGAGCCGCGGGACTGGAAGGCGTCTGCACCACGGTCGTGCGCTACCACCGGCGGGCCGGGCACCTGTACTTCAAGGCCATCCAGCCCTTCCCCAACCTCATCATCCCGAGGATCGTCGCCCGCGCCCGCTCATAG
- a CDS encoding antibiotic biosynthesis monooxygenase, whose protein sequence is MLAHYGFSATLTAKPGMGGRLVDLLLTGLDEGSPGASEHCVVYLVSRSASDPDVVHVTEGWTSEEEHHRVFAGEAAQAIVARISGLLAKESEYTDYVPVLGKAAF, encoded by the coding sequence ATGCTTGCTCATTACGGTTTCAGCGCCACTCTGACCGCCAAGCCCGGGATGGGCGGCCGGCTGGTCGATCTGCTGCTGACCGGTCTGGACGAGGGCAGCCCGGGCGCGAGCGAACACTGCGTCGTCTACCTCGTCTCCCGTTCCGCGTCCGACCCCGACGTCGTCCATGTCACCGAGGGCTGGACCAGCGAGGAGGAGCACCACCGGGTCTTCGCCGGCGAGGCCGCCCAGGCCATCGTGGCGCGGATCTCCGGGCTGCTGGCCAAGGAGTCGGAGTACACCGACTACGTCCCGGTCCTCGGCAAGGCCGCCTTCTGA
- a CDS encoding MFS transporter — protein MAWNAAKVFRDRNAGLYLGAVLVSGFGDSAMALAAGIWVKTLTGSNSLAALVGFCMWLPTFAGPVLGTVADRVRRRPLLVATNLALAAVMTAPFFVRSQDQVWLLFAVMTLVGTGMVLTDAAETALVAAAVPDELRGDFNGLVLTAMESMKLLAPLAGAGLFAALGGPTVGLLDAATFVLAATAFGLIRVREAPPAARIGRAWTAGTAEGARYLRRHPVLRPLVVTSATAMMLAGLSSTATYAMLDDGLHRSPAFAGVLTSLQGLGSVVSGLTAGTLMRRLPERTLPAAGLALLAVGVLARATPWTPAVLGGSLALGLGLPVPLVAALTAVQRHTPSELLGRVAATASTVMYAPTGLALLLGAGMVARLDYRVQLLAAGAVGLAAAAVLAMTGRTRHTPHAGEPVGARPSPETEAAETT, from the coding sequence ATGGCCTGGAACGCGGCGAAGGTCTTCCGGGACCGCAACGCGGGGCTCTACCTGGGCGCAGTGCTCGTCTCCGGATTCGGTGACTCGGCCATGGCGCTGGCCGCCGGAATCTGGGTCAAGACGCTCACCGGCTCCAACAGCCTCGCCGCGCTCGTCGGCTTCTGCATGTGGCTGCCGACCTTCGCGGGACCCGTGCTCGGCACCGTGGCCGACCGGGTGCGCCGCCGTCCCCTCCTGGTCGCCACCAACCTGGCCCTGGCCGCGGTCATGACCGCACCGTTCTTCGTACGCTCGCAGGACCAAGTGTGGCTGCTGTTCGCGGTGATGACCCTGGTCGGAACGGGCATGGTGCTCACGGACGCGGCCGAGACGGCCCTGGTGGCGGCCGCCGTGCCGGACGAACTGCGCGGTGACTTCAACGGCCTGGTGCTCACCGCCATGGAGAGCATGAAACTGCTCGCGCCGCTGGCCGGCGCGGGCCTGTTCGCCGCCCTCGGCGGGCCGACGGTGGGACTGCTGGACGCGGCCACCTTCGTCCTCGCCGCGACCGCCTTCGGACTGATCCGGGTACGGGAAGCCCCGCCCGCGGCCCGCATCGGGCGGGCGTGGACCGCCGGGACCGCCGAAGGCGCCCGTTACCTGCGCCGCCACCCGGTACTGCGCCCGCTCGTCGTCACCAGCGCCACGGCCATGATGCTGGCGGGCCTCAGCAGCACGGCCACGTACGCGATGCTCGACGACGGGCTCCACCGGTCCCCGGCCTTCGCGGGCGTGCTCACCTCGCTGCAAGGCCTCGGATCGGTCGTCAGCGGGCTGACAGCCGGTACGTTGATGCGCCGGCTGCCCGAGCGCACCTTGCCCGCGGCCGGACTCGCCCTCCTCGCCGTCGGCGTACTGGCACGGGCGACACCCTGGACGCCCGCCGTACTCGGCGGCAGCCTGGCGCTCGGCCTGGGCCTGCCCGTCCCGCTCGTCGCGGCACTGACGGCCGTTCAGAGACACACCCCGTCCGAGCTGCTCGGCCGGGTCGCGGCGACAGCGAGCACCGTGATGTACGCGCCCACCGGACTCGCCCTGCTCCTGGGTGCGGGCATGGTGGCCCGCCTCGACTACCGGGTGCAGCTCCTCGCCGCCGGCGCGGTCGGGCTGGCCGCGGCAGCCGTACTCGCCATGACCGGCCGCACCCGGCACACCCCGCACGCCGGGGAGCCGGTCGGTGCCCGGCCCTCGCCCGAAACGGAGGCGGCCGAGACGACGTAG
- a CDS encoding HD domain-containing protein produces the protein MKARRRLVTRPGGRQANGPSLEGLLDVVRAHHPDADLALVEFAHGEAARWHEGQTRYSGDPYLTHCLAVAAIVADIGMPPTAVCAALLHDVEDTTCPPGRVAEQFGPDVAQLVSDVRTVKLGAIPLGGLSPGAAGPTSRSPHQEAVLAIRLADRLHNMRTIEFVAPGKQHGKAHETIDVFAPLARAAGLTEVSRELHDLSTAVLQPAPAAYAVTTRLLALLTMLLPGTQRARWRQEWQAELAVLPTRRTRTRFTLRVLLGTPRLSMTLRRPAGQEPRW, from the coding sequence ATGAAGGCGCGGCGCCGGTTAGTCACCCGGCCGGGCGGGCGTCAGGCCAACGGCCCTTCCCTCGAAGGCCTGTTGGACGTGGTGCGTGCACATCATCCCGACGCCGACCTCGCTCTCGTCGAGTTCGCCCATGGCGAGGCCGCCCGCTGGCACGAGGGACAGACCCGCTACAGCGGTGACCCGTACCTGACGCACTGCCTCGCCGTCGCCGCCATCGTTGCCGACATCGGCATGCCGCCGACCGCGGTCTGCGCCGCCCTGCTGCACGACGTCGAGGACACAACCTGCCCGCCGGGCCGGGTGGCCGAACAATTCGGCCCGGACGTCGCCCAGTTGGTGTCGGACGTCCGCACCGTCAAGCTCGGTGCGATCCCGTTGGGAGGCCTCAGCCCTGGCGCCGCCGGCCCGACCTCGCGGTCGCCGCATCAAGAGGCGGTGCTGGCCATCCGTCTCGCCGACCGGCTCCACAACATGCGCACCATCGAGTTCGTCGCCCCCGGCAAGCAGCACGGCAAAGCCCACGAGACCATCGACGTCTTCGCCCCTCTGGCCCGTGCGGCAGGCCTGACCGAGGTCAGCCGTGAACTGCACGACCTCTCCACGGCCGTGCTCCAACCGGCACCCGCCGCCTACGCCGTCACCACACGCCTGCTGGCCCTGCTCACGATGCTGCTGCCCGGCACGCAGCGAGCCCGATGGCGCCAGGAATGGCAGGCGGAACTGGCCGTCCTGCCCACCCGCCGCACCCGTACCCGATTCACCCTCCGGGTGCTGCTCGGCACTCCGCGCCTGTCCATGACCCTGCGCCGCCCCGCCGGTCAGGAACCACGATGGTGA
- a CDS encoding CYTH and CHAD domain-containing protein produces the protein MARSTRETERKYTAPDADLSWLPDLAGTGCVASVADQGVQELDAVYYDSDDLRLTRTRASLRRRTGGTDPGWHLKFPLPGDSREEIQAPLGSKNVPEELRDLTLSRTYGAALRPVIRIRSSRSLHHLLDGKGVVLAELSVDEVSAQALLDDERRTTWTEMEVELVQGSDPALLDSVEKAVRKHGLHRAQNPSKVLRALTETTSILHCAPDARADPAPGTAGSYVLAYLDRLTDTLTDLDPAVRRDAPDSVHRMRTTARRLRGCLRSYRSVLDREATDPIRRDLKWLANELGTERDHEVLRERLTSHLRELPGELVLGPVEARLTAWDVTQRTQARHRTLEALASRRYLNLLRNLKYLTEAPPVHDAKAAGKPGKVLGKALRKEYRRLAGRMEPALDMTPGRERDTAIHNARKAAKRLRYAAEAARPALGGPARRLGKRVKAVQRVSGAQHDSVVTREALRRLALSAHAAGEPGFTWGVLHGREGATAGAREQQLPHVWAKARTAARSKAPWS, from the coding sequence ATGGCTCGTTCCACGCGAGAGACAGAACGCAAATACACCGCGCCCGATGCCGACCTCTCCTGGCTGCCCGACCTGGCCGGTACCGGCTGCGTCGCCTCCGTAGCGGACCAGGGAGTGCAGGAGCTGGACGCCGTCTACTACGACAGTGACGACCTGCGACTGACCCGCACCCGTGCCTCACTGCGACGCAGGACAGGCGGCACCGATCCTGGCTGGCACCTGAAATTCCCCCTCCCGGGCGACAGCCGTGAGGAGATCCAGGCTCCTCTCGGCTCAAAGAACGTTCCTGAGGAACTGCGGGATCTCACGCTCTCCCGCACCTACGGCGCAGCGCTGCGGCCCGTGATACGGATCCGTTCCAGCCGCTCCCTGCACCATCTGCTCGACGGGAAAGGCGTCGTCCTGGCAGAGCTGAGCGTGGACGAAGTGTCCGCGCAAGCCCTCCTCGACGACGAACGGCGCACGACCTGGACGGAGATGGAGGTCGAACTCGTTCAGGGCAGCGACCCGGCCCTCCTGGACAGTGTCGAAAAGGCGGTACGAAAGCACGGTCTCCATCGGGCGCAGAACCCGTCCAAGGTGCTCCGTGCGCTGACGGAGACGACGTCCATCCTGCACTGCGCGCCTGACGCGCGCGCCGACCCTGCCCCGGGAACGGCCGGCTCGTACGTGCTCGCCTACCTGGACCGGCTCACCGACACCCTCACGGACCTCGACCCCGCAGTCCGCCGAGACGCCCCCGACTCCGTCCACCGGATGCGCACCACGGCGCGCCGTCTGCGCGGCTGCCTGCGTTCCTACCGCTCCGTCCTCGACAGGGAAGCCACCGACCCCATCCGGCGTGACCTGAAGTGGCTCGCCAACGAACTCGGGACGGAGCGCGACCACGAAGTGCTGCGCGAACGGCTCACCTCGCACCTGCGGGAACTGCCCGGTGAACTGGTCCTGGGCCCGGTCGAGGCCCGGCTCACGGCATGGGACGTGACGCAGCGGACCCAGGCCCGACACCGCACGCTCGAGGCGCTCGCATCACGCCGCTACCTGAACCTGCTGAGGAACCTGAAATACCTCACCGAAGCGCCACCAGTGCACGATGCGAAGGCGGCCGGCAAACCCGGAAAGGTCCTCGGCAAGGCACTTCGCAAGGAGTACCGCCGCCTTGCCGGGCGCATGGAGCCGGCGCTCGACATGACGCCGGGCCGCGAGCGCGACACCGCGATCCACAACGCCCGCAAGGCTGCCAAAAGACTCCGCTATGCCGCGGAGGCGGCCCGGCCCGCACTGGGCGGGCCCGCACGGCGACTCGGCAAACGGGTCAAGGCCGTGCAGCGGGTGAGCGGAGCCCAGCACGACAGTGTGGTGACGCGGGAAGCCCTGCGCCGGCTCGCCCTGTCCGCCCACGCGGCGGGAGAACCCGGATTCACCTGGGGCGTCCTGCACGGTCGGGAGGGAGCCACGGCCGGTGCCCGGGAACAACAGCTTCCCCATGTCTGGGCCAAGGCCCGCACAGCGGCGCGCAGCAAGGCTCCCTGGTCCTGA
- a CDS encoding helix-turn-helix transcriptional regulator: MGSPRMTLQTQLVLRALLEDPAKQRYGLELCELAGLPSGTIYPILARLEQVGWLDSTWEDPNVHEEAGRPRRRFYRITEDGAEQARLALARAYRARKQPLPGWAAAHPAGEGGVS, translated from the coding sequence ATGGGTAGTCCGCGTATGACCTTGCAGACCCAACTGGTGCTGCGGGCTTTGCTGGAGGATCCCGCCAAGCAGCGGTACGGCCTTGAGCTGTGCGAGCTGGCGGGACTGCCGTCGGGCACGATCTATCCGATCCTGGCTCGGCTGGAACAGGTCGGCTGGTTGGACAGCACCTGGGAGGACCCGAACGTCCACGAGGAAGCCGGCCGGCCGCGCCGCCGCTTCTACCGGATCACCGAGGACGGCGCCGAACAGGCTCGCCTGGCCCTCGCCCGCGCCTACCGCGCCCGTAAGCAGCCGCTGCCCGGCTGGGCGGCCGCGCATCCGGCCGGTGAAGGGGGAGTGTCATGA
- a CDS encoding protein kinase, which yields MECLEESDPVSVGGYPLFARLGVGGMGQVYLARTPSGRPLALKTVRPEFGLDPAFRERFTREIRHADRVRSPWTVTVVDFSPEGSRPQWFATEYVAAPSLAEWVTGYGPLPADSLTALAAELCEALHAVHQAGLAHRDVKPSNVLLADTRPLLIDFGIARAAEDSRHTRTGGIIGSPGYMAPEQATAGGSAEPGDIFALGAVLVYAATGRGPFSLPGQEPSAQALLYRVVHEEPDLEGVPEALLPLVRACLAKQPADRPTARAATELLPEPDRPAGVWTLRQPPALPAELAARKAQTRATLADPAAARSLTHAGTATDDATPLSDPPEDTAVLAPRPSPDTVTRTAHDRPAHHDGPDPIPTPSPVPEPVAGTARRIPLVAVAGTLAVLALAGLLVRAFVNSGSDHTGSTGGSGAATTLPGNGPSSDPTALPASWVGTWVGTGPGNPNGNYSFGLHTDSYKVTLTLHAGRLGQLVGQQVSDIHDQDDGKNDGCTESLALKAVNAGSVNLAAQSPHTTDSAGTVVCSSGNSYEISMTDGTLRLAPNALGLGSPTTFTRR from the coding sequence ATGGAGTGTCTGGAGGAGTCCGATCCGGTGTCGGTCGGGGGGTATCCGCTGTTCGCGCGGCTCGGCGTCGGGGGTATGGGCCAGGTGTACCTGGCGCGGACCCCGTCCGGACGGCCGCTCGCGCTGAAGACCGTGCGGCCGGAGTTCGGGCTCGACCCCGCTTTCAGGGAGCGCTTCACTCGTGAGATCCGGCATGCCGACCGGGTGCGCTCGCCGTGGACGGTCACGGTGGTCGACTTCTCGCCGGAGGGCTCGCGCCCGCAGTGGTTCGCCACCGAGTACGTGGCCGCGCCGTCGCTGGCCGAATGGGTGACGGGGTACGGGCCGCTGCCGGCGGACAGTCTGACCGCACTGGCCGCCGAGCTGTGCGAGGCTCTGCACGCGGTGCACCAGGCGGGCCTGGCCCACCGGGACGTCAAACCGTCCAACGTACTGCTGGCGGACACCCGGCCCCTGCTGATCGACTTCGGCATCGCCCGCGCCGCGGAGGACTCCCGGCATACCCGGACCGGCGGGATCATCGGCTCGCCGGGCTACATGGCACCCGAACAGGCCACCGCCGGCGGCTCGGCGGAGCCCGGCGACATCTTCGCCCTGGGCGCGGTGCTGGTGTACGCGGCCACCGGTCGTGGTCCCTTCAGCCTGCCCGGCCAGGAGCCCTCCGCGCAGGCGCTGCTGTACCGCGTGGTCCACGAGGAACCCGATCTGGAAGGGGTGCCCGAGGCGCTGCTGCCGCTGGTTCGGGCCTGTCTGGCGAAGCAGCCCGCGGACCGCCCGACGGCCCGGGCGGCCACCGAGCTGCTGCCCGAGCCGGATCGTCCGGCCGGGGTCTGGACACTGCGGCAGCCGCCGGCCCTCCCTGCGGAACTGGCGGCGCGGAAGGCGCAGACGCGCGCGACGCTGGCCGACCCGGCCGCCGCGCGTTCCCTGACCCATGCCGGCACTGCCACCGACGACGCCACTCCCCTGTCCGACCCGCCCGAAGACACCGCCGTCCTCGCGCCGCGCCCATCCCCTGACACCGTGACGCGAACCGCGCACGACCGCCCGGCCCACCACGACGGACCAGACCCGATACCCACGCCGAGTCCGGTTCCGGAGCCGGTGGCGGGCACGGCACGCCGGATCCCGCTGGTCGCCGTGGCGGGCACCCTGGCCGTGCTGGCGCTGGCCGGCCTGCTGGTGCGCGCCTTCGTCAACTCCGGCTCGGACCACACGGGTTCGACCGGCGGCAGCGGCGCGGCAACCACCCTGCCGGGCAACGGTCCGAGTTCTGACCCCACCGCGCTGCCGGCCTCCTGGGTGGGAACCTGGGTCGGTACCGGCCCGGGAAATCCGAACGGCAACTACTCGTTCGGACTGCACACCGACAGCTACAAGGTCACCCTCACCCTGCACGCGGGGCGGCTCGGTCAGCTGGTCGGACAGCAGGTGAGCGACATCCACGACCAGGACGACGGCAAGAACGACGGCTGCACCGAGTCACTTGCGCTGAAGGCGGTGAACGCAGGCAGCGTGAACCTCGCCGCGCAGTCCCCGCACACCACGGACTCGGCCGGCACCGTGGTCTGCTCGTCCGGCAACTCCTACGAAATAAGCATGACCGACGGAACGCTCCGACTCGCCCCCAACGCACTGGGGCTCGGATCACCGACGACCTTCACCCGCCGGTGA
- a CDS encoding transposase has protein sequence MAAVKFCPVYLRYSFRLEPTPGQRIALARTFGCARVVFNDALAARKAAYQADRSRIATGALAKRVITDAKKTAERAWLAEVSVDALQSSLRDLDTAYANFFASVSGKRPGRRMGLPTFKSKRDSRRAVRFSRNGFRLRDNGRLNLAKIGDVRVRWSRELPSPPSSVTVLKDPSGRYFASFVVQVEPEPLAPVGAEVGIDLGLTHYAVLSDGRVIDNPRFLRRAERRLRKAQQVLSRKVKGSRNRAKARLKVARAHARVADARRNWCHQSASRLVRDNQAVYLEDLAVSGLARTRLAKSVHDAAWGMFRRVLEEKAARCGRHVGIVSRWLPSSQTCSVCWVVDGKKPLHVRIWRCEGCGTEHDRDLNASRVILAAGQAERLNAPGGPVSPGVEIPRQARLVERGTHPKAQPVTTGSQAGIPVL, from the coding sequence GTGGCGGCCGTTAAGTTTTGTCCCGTGTATCTGCGGTACTCCTTCCGGCTCGAGCCGACGCCGGGCCAGCGCATCGCGCTGGCTCGTACGTTCGGCTGTGCCCGGGTGGTCTTCAACGATGCGCTGGCCGCGAGGAAGGCCGCCTACCAGGCAGACAGGTCGCGGATCGCGACGGGTGCTCTGGCGAAGCGGGTGATCACCGATGCGAAGAAGACGGCCGAGCGGGCTTGGCTCGCCGAGGTGTCGGTGGACGCCTTGCAGTCCTCTCTTCGTGATCTCGATACGGCGTACGCGAACTTCTTCGCGTCGGTGTCGGGCAAGCGGCCAGGGCGCCGTATGGGACTGCCGACGTTCAAGTCGAAGAGGGACAGCCGGCGGGCGGTCCGTTTCTCCAGGAACGGGTTCCGGCTGCGGGACAACGGCCGGCTGAACCTCGCGAAGATCGGGGACGTGCGGGTCCGCTGGTCCCGGGAACTGCCGTCGCCTCCCTCCTCGGTGACTGTGCTCAAGGATCCGTCGGGGCGGTACTTCGCGAGCTTCGTCGTTCAGGTCGAGCCCGAGCCGCTCGCGCCCGTGGGTGCCGAGGTCGGCATCGACCTGGGCCTGACGCATTACGCCGTGCTGTCCGACGGGCGGGTGATCGACAATCCCCGCTTCCTGCGGCGTGCCGAGCGGAGACTGAGGAAGGCGCAGCAGGTGTTGAGCCGGAAGGTGAAGGGGTCGAGGAACCGGGCCAAGGCCCGGTTGAAGGTTGCCCGGGCGCATGCCCGGGTGGCCGATGCGCGCAGAAACTGGTGCCATCAGAGTGCTTCGAGGCTGGTCCGCGACAACCAAGCGGTCTACCTCGAAGACCTGGCGGTCTCCGGCCTGGCCCGCACTCGCCTGGCCAAGTCTGTGCACGACGCGGCATGGGGCATGTTCCGCCGGGTGCTGGAGGAGAAGGCGGCCCGCTGTGGCCGGCACGTCGGCATCGTTTCCCGCTGGCTGCCCTCCTCGCAGACGTGCTCGGTGTGCTGGGTCGTGGATGGGAAGAAGCCGCTGCACGTGCGTATCTGGCGGTGCGAGGGCTGCGGTACCGAACATGATCGTGACCTCAATGCGTCGCGTGTGATCCTCGCCGCCGGGCAGGCGGAGAGGCTAAACGCCCCTGGAGGGCCGGTCAGCCCTGGAGTGGAAATCCCACGCCAGGCACGGCTCGTTGAACGGGGAACCCATCCGAAGGCCCAGCCGGTCACCACCGGCAGCCAGGCGGGAATCCCCGTCCTTTAG
- a CDS encoding Uma2 family endonuclease, which produces MTEQSVYRHLREFRETLDQPEPLAWAEISHGQLLMMTSPKKQHQLVAHRLRTQLEPQLSTDLVLMLKTDMEDAGLGILRVPDLVVIDEEEAVVDSDAIDPRRCHLVIEIVSRSNPSNDYEGKLRDYPAMGVPHYLIVDPRDGSAVHHWAPVNRNGVPTYDNRQHYTFSDTISIAGWKIDTAGLPRYSEDRT; this is translated from the coding sequence GTGACGGAACAGAGCGTCTACCGGCATCTGCGTGAGTTCCGCGAGACTCTCGATCAGCCAGAACCACTGGCCTGGGCGGAGATCAGCCATGGCCAGCTGCTGATGATGACAAGCCCGAAGAAGCAGCATCAGTTGGTTGCTCACCGCCTGCGTACTCAGCTGGAACCCCAGTTGAGTACGGACCTGGTCCTCATGCTCAAAACCGATATGGAAGATGCCGGACTCGGCATCCTGCGCGTACCGGATCTCGTCGTCATCGACGAAGAGGAAGCCGTAGTCGACAGCGACGCAATCGACCCCCGCCGCTGTCATCTGGTGATCGAGATCGTTTCCAGGTCCAATCCCAGCAACGACTACGAGGGCAAGCTGCGTGACTACCCGGCCATGGGGGTTCCGCACTACCTGATCGTGGACCCTCGCGACGGGAGCGCAGTTCATCACTGGGCACCGGTGAATCGAAATGGCGTGCCCACGTACGACAACAGGCAGCACTACACGTTCTCGGACACCATTTCCATCGCCGGCTGGAAGATCGACACTGCTGGTCTGCCTCGCTACAGCGAGGACAGGACGTGA